The proteins below come from a single Odontesthes bonariensis isolate fOdoBon6 chromosome 18, fOdoBon6.hap1, whole genome shotgun sequence genomic window:
- the LOC142367858 gene encoding brevican core protein-like, with protein MLLRYVQILLLFCAVYHLTLAFPTQTPPGYDEVRQLQVNIPLSGVVVAPLGSSISIPCLVSLSSTPSSSFSTPVVPRVKWTVVSDGVETQIVVARGKRVKINETYQDRAALLNYTSSPDDLSLWLEDLHHSDSGHYRCEVQQGLEDASELIQLKVKGVVFHYRDAFDRYAFSFQQAQKACEAIGAQIATPGQLLAAYYDGYEQCDAGWLADQSVRYPIQVPREGCYGDMDGQPGVRNYGTMDADDLFDVYCYVEQIDGEVFHDSVPQQLSFDEAQSYCRAAGAELATAAQLYSAWSEGLDHCSPGWLSDGSVRYSIITPRERCGGPQAGVKTVYRFSNQTGFPEPSSLHDVYCFKKNTKESSDSPMDYVSTEAEDIGQNVVILTQKDQEIQLNQRAEQVEREAQSVLESLPFFSGFFTGKNSVDTHPTVISDTTDSPSSTSAVDLLHDKNTSEISFTQQPTGVSRTISSTDSYNPAQNSSFLPSVYNETNYHQNQSFSFQSELERTTYAPHTQNQTVPDTNLQETTPPYKKLKHPQDLHKSNLTFDSPLANYSETDRNHTQEEGFWEATALTVNPMHQVKSEEAAVEDPVQMPLTTQTSKEERILPTQATQTNESATEALTSLWANVDGSGVISQEKDIEVDEVTYISSSHSSTASFTTPPSSSALASIVPTEPQTAVPDPSLLSGSRFLDRLGLDIFSTAPQLWSSRQEGSTSLETGDTLNTESEEKQLQSTESVDQLVPEVSFAGTESPEGLNTSHTPPKITTAHDQTSSYRVYLDTVTSSYEEASGFEPGIVSSTLREDIKHPTSVLTLEEEITVSPVIEKEANVSFSLEKEVKVAPTLILEVESEVTAILEVEGGANVAPTFEEEIKVAPTPVIEEETKVAPTIVHEELVAPTFDEEAKVAPTLDYEEEANGVTPLFLEAEDKVIPTLYYKEEANGATPLVLEGENKAVPTLDYEEETNGVTSLALKGEDKVVPTLDYEEEANGVTSLVLKGQDKVVPTIDYEEEANGVTSLVQEEEDKVIPNLEDFTISPLNSQTSKLALRTTTAGPQVSLNDFRRKLSSTAASDSSVSTKPIAAAAKMTSTTIPTTTHWSRDIWSPTTTTMAEPQKVTHVIPPVDHGLIDVEISLTQPPTLLILPNERTAIGGTGKSSDACLDNPCLNGGTCTEWDGQVKCLCLPTYEGDFCETDSEQCEPGWDKFHGFCYRHFSQRLSWEAAEQNCRKMGAHLVSIMTPEEQDYINSNYKEYQWTGLNDKTIEDDFRWSDGNPLLYENWYRGQPDSYFLSGEDCVVMVWHDNGRWSDVPCNYHLSYTCKKGTTSCGPPPKVRNASIFGKARQRYETNAIVRYHCAQGFQQRLNPLIRCLSGGRWERPQILCISGQMQLPDVTSLTDSDLSAAENESEATTETPQYWDIKF; from the exons ATATGTTCAGATACTTCTACTTTTTTGTGCAGTTTATCATCTCACTCTGGCGTTTCCCACCCAAACCCCACCTGGATATG atGAAGTTCGACAACTCCAAGTGAACATCCCCCTTTCAGGTGTAGTTGTTGCTCCACTGGGCAGCTCCATCTCCATCCCCTGCTTGGTGTCGCTGTCCTCcacaccctcctcctccttttccacCCCTGTGGTACCGCGGGTAAAGTGGACGGTGGTTTCTGATGGGGTAGAGACACAAATCGTGGTGGCACGGGGTAAAAGGGTGAAGATCAATGAAACATACCAAGACCGTGCTGCATTGCTCAACTATACCTCCTCCCCTGACGACCTGTCGCTGTGGTTGGAAGATTTGCATCATAGTGACTCGGGTCACTATCGCTGTGAGGTGCAGCAGGGCCTGGAAGATGCCAGTGAACTCATACAGCTCAAAGTCAaag GTGTTGTGTTCCACTACAGAGATGCTTTCGACCGGTATGCCTTCTCCTTCCAGCAGGCCCAGAAGGCCTGTGAGGCCATTGGTGCACAGATTGCGACTCCTGGTCAGCTGCTGGCAGCTTATTATGATGGATATGAGCAGTGTGACGCAGGCTGGTTGGCAGACCAGTCTGTCAG GTACCCAATCCAAGTGCCCCGTGAAGGTTGCTATGGTGATATGGATGGGCAACCAGGAGTGAGAAACTATGGGACAATGGATGCAGATGACCTATTTGATGTTTATTGCTATGTAGAACAAATTGATG GGGAGGTGTTCCATGACTCTGTCCCACAGCAATTGTCATTTGATGAAGCGCAGTCATACTGCAGGGCTGCAGGGGCAGAGCTGGCTACAGCAGCACAGTTGTACTCTGCATGGAGTGAGGGACTGGACCATTGCAGTCCTGGCTGGCTGTCTGATGGCAGCGTTCGATACTCTATCATAACCCCTAGAGAGCGCTGTGGTGGCCCTCAGGCAGGCGTCAAAACTGTCTACCGCTTCAGCAACCAGACTGGTTTCCCAGAGCCCTCCAGCCTTCATGATGTTTATTGTTTCAAAA aaaacacaaaagaatCCAGTGACTCTCCAATGGACTATGTGTCCACAGAAGCTGAAGACATTGGACAAAATGTTGTTATTCTAACGCAAAAAGATCAAGAAATTCAACTGAACCAACGAGCAGAACAGGTGGAACGAGAGGCCCAAAGTGTACTTGAATCTTTGCCCTTTTTTTCTGGCTTTTTTACTGGCAAAAACTCAGTCGACACACACCCAACAGTTATATCAGACACAACGGACTCTCCTTCCAGCACATCTGCTGTGGACCTTCTTCATGACAAAAATACTTCAGAAATTAGCTTCACTCAGCAACCAACAGGAGTGAGCCGTACCATCAGCAGCACAGACAGCTACAATCCAGCACAAAATTCATCGTTCCTGCCCAGTGTTTACAATGAGACTAATTACCACCAGAACCAGAGCTTCAGCTTTCAATCTGAGCTTGAAAGAACCACATATGCACCTCACACACAGAACCAGACCGTTCCAGACACAAACCTTCAGGAGACCACACCGCCATATAAGAAGCTGAAGCATCCCCAAGATTTGCACAAGTCCAACTTAACTTTTGACAGCCCACTAGCCAATTACAGTGAAACAGACAGGAACCATACTCAAGAGGAGGGCTTCTGGGAGGCAACCGCTTTGACTGTTAACCCCATGCATCAGGTGAAGTCGGAGGAGGCAGCAGTAGAAGATCCTGTGCAGATGCCACTCACAACTCAAACCTCAAAAGAAGAGAGAATACTTCCCACACAAGCAACCCAAACTAATGAATCAGCCACTGAGGCACTGACCTCTCTGTGGGCAAACGTGGATGGGTCCGGAGTTATTTCCCAAG AGAAAGACATTGAAGTAGACGAAGTCACCTACATCTCCTCATCACATTCTTCCACTGCTAGCTTCACCACTCCCCCATCTTCTTCTGCTTTGGCTAGCATTGTTCCCACTGAACCTCAGACTGCAGTTCCAGATCCCTCCCTCCTGTCTGGGTCACGCTTTCTGGATAGACTGGGCTTGGATATCTTCTCCACAGCACCACAGCTTTGGAGTTCTAGACAGGAAGGAAGTACAAGCTTAGAAACTGGAGACACACTAAACACAGAAAGTGAGGAAAAACAGCTTCAGTCTACTGAGTCTGTTGACCAGCTAGTTCCTGAAGTAAGTTTTGCTGGCACTGAGTCTCCAGAGGGATTGAACACCTCTCATACACCACCCAAAATCACCACAGCACACGATCAAACATCAAGTTACAGAGTATATTTGGATACTGTGACCAGTTCCTATGAAGAAGCAAGTGGATTTGAACCTGGAATAGTTAGTTCCACCCTAAGAGAAGACATTAAACATCCAACATCAGTGCTAACCCTTGAAGAAGAAATTACAGTGTCCCCAGTCATTGAAAAGGAAGCCAATGTTTCATTTTCACTGGAAAAAGAAGTTAAGGTTGCTCCAACTCTTATCCTCGAAGTAGAATCTGAAGTTACTGCGATCCTTGAGGTTGAAGGAGGAGCTAATGTTGCCCCGACTTTTGAAGAAGAAATCAAAGTTGCCCCAACCCCTGTCATTGAAGAAGAAACTAAAGTTGCCCCTACCATTGTCCATGAGGAACttgttgccccaacttttgatGAAGAAGCCAAAGTTGCTCCAACCCTTGATTATGAAGAAGAAGCTAATGGTGTTACACCTCTTTTCCTAGAGGCTGAAGATAAAGTTATCCCAACCCTGTATTATAAAGAGGAAGCTAATGGTGCTACACCTCTTGTCCtagaaggagaaaataaagctGTCCCAACCCTTGATTATGAAGAGGAAACTAATGGTGTAACATCCCTTGCCCTAAAAGGAGAAGATAAAGTTGTCCCAACCCTTGATTATGAAGAGGAAGCTAATGGTGTAACATCCCTTGTCCTAAAAGGACAAGATAAAGTTGTCCCAACCATTGATTATGAAGAGGAAGCTAATGGTGTAACATCCCTTgtccaagaagaagaagataaagTTATCCCAAACCTTGAGGACTTTACCATCTCTCCTCTTAATTCCCAAACATCTAAGTTGGCTCTGCGGACCACCACAGCTGGACCCCAAGTGTCTCTGAATGATTTCAGACGAAAACTCTCCTCCACAGCAGCTTCAGACTCCTCTGTGAGTACAAAGCctattgctgctgctgcaaagaTGACTTCAACCACAATccccaccaccacacactgGTCCAGAGACATCTGGAGCCCAACCACCACAACAATGGCTGAGCCACAGAAGGTGACCCATGTCATACCACCAGTGGATCATGGTCTGATTGATGTTGAGATTAGCCTCACCCAGCCTCCCACCCTGCTTATCTTGCCCAATGAGAGGACAGCTATAGGCGGTACAGGGAAATCTTCAG ATGCCTGTTTGGACAACCCCTGTCTCAATGGAGGCACCTGCACTGAGTGGGACGGGCAGGTTAAATGTCTCTGTTTGCCAACGTACGAAGGAGACTTCTGTGAAACTG ACTCTGAGCAGTGTGAACCAGGCTGGGACAAATTTCACGGTTTCTGCTATCGTCACTTCAGCCAGCGTCTTAGCTGGGAGGCTGCAGAGCAGAACTGTCGCAAGATGGGAGCTCACCTGGTGTCCATTATGACCCCTGAGGAGCAGGATTATATCAACA GTAACTACAAGGAATATCAATGGACAGGTCTGAATGATAAGACCATTGAGGATGATTTCCGCTGGTCTGATGGAAACCCATTG CTGTATGAGAACTGGTACAGAGGGCAGCCAGATAGCTACTTTCTCTCTGGAGAGGACTGTGTGGTGATGGTGTGGCACGATAACGGGCGCTGGAGTGATGTACCCTGCAACTATCACCTCTCATACACCTGCAAGAAAGGCACCA CCTCTTGCGGTCCCCCACCAAAGGTACGGAATGCTTCGATATTTGGTAAAGCTCGACAGCGTTATGAGACCAATGCTATTGTGCGTTATCACTGCGCACAAGGTTTCCAGCAAAGACTAAACCCTCTGATCAGGTGTTTGTCGGGAGGCCGCTGGGAGAGACCCCAGATTTTGTGCATCTCTG GCCAAATGCAGCTTCCTGATGTGACATCACTGACAGACAGCGACTTGTCAGCAGCTGAAAATGAGTCTGAAGCCACGACAGAGACACCACAGTACTGGGACATCAAGTTTTAA